The following proteins are co-located in the Imtechella halotolerans genome:
- a CDS encoding tetratricopeptide repeat-containing hybrid sensor histidine kinase/response regulator, whose translation MKSLNLYIFILLGCLSFTYTAAQRPQEEVHNYRINSLFKDACALKNKAKYSQALQKLNEGLNIAENGEDLLLIAKSRYLQADIFLTMGMLDDALVFINYAEKIQRENNAMLDLGLTLLLKGELYFAQNRHIDASDYYDDAEDLLRENNGQQYLAKVYLAKAKFFLKFNEYKSAIFHLENALPVTNEYEGEFIRASILTTLGEVYFAQKNYNRSELILNESLKISESDQFPTLRVKAYEILSKIYGNQNDIEKAYAYQNAFYSLRDSINNIDKLKRDIREVEADASAYKDRLNADLQLQVEEQAKTLKNSKLTTILSSFLLIIISLLAISLYRNNQIKVKTNDLLLMKNVELETAKEEAIKAMQTKANFLSTVSHELRTPLYAVTGLTHLLLEENPSESQKEHLKSLKFSGDYLLAFINDILQINKIEAKKLNIQNIDFDINKIIKDVISSLTQTAKENKNTVNCEIDSNIPKQLKGDPLKLSQIFINLVSNGLKFTENGEVKLKASLVSRTENRADILFEIIDTGIGISDDMIDNIFESFAQGSIQINRKYGGTGLGLTIVKNLLELMDSKINVKSELGKGSTFYFTIPFEISEQQVSPATSENDKKNSKEYDDIIFKGLHFLVVEDNKINQVITKKMLLAKDISCDIAEDGYMAIEKAKKEQYAVILMDIHMPGISGLKTTQEIRKFNTEVPIIALTAISLDENTDDFYAVGCNDVITKPFRPDVFYSKIAKVLTENNSVTQDSIES comes from the coding sequence ATGAAGAGCCTAAACCTCTATATCTTTATACTTCTTGGTTGTTTAAGCTTTACCTACACCGCTGCGCAACGCCCTCAAGAAGAAGTGCATAACTATCGGATAAATAGTCTGTTTAAAGATGCTTGCGCTCTAAAAAATAAAGCCAAATATTCTCAAGCTCTTCAAAAACTAAATGAAGGTTTAAACATAGCTGAAAATGGCGAGGACCTTCTTCTAATTGCCAAAAGTCGTTACCTCCAAGCAGATATTTTCCTTACCATGGGAATGCTTGATGACGCATTGGTTTTTATAAACTATGCTGAAAAAATACAGAGGGAAAATAATGCGATGTTAGACCTTGGACTAACATTACTCTTAAAAGGTGAACTGTATTTTGCTCAAAACAGACACATTGATGCCTCTGACTATTATGATGACGCTGAGGACCTATTGCGAGAAAACAATGGACAACAATACTTAGCCAAAGTATATTTAGCAAAAGCGAAGTTCTTTCTCAAATTCAATGAATATAAAAGCGCTATTTTTCACCTTGAAAACGCACTACCTGTTACTAACGAATATGAAGGAGAATTTATAAGAGCCTCAATTCTTACTACGTTAGGAGAAGTATATTTTGCACAAAAAAATTACAATAGATCCGAATTAATCCTCAATGAATCTTTAAAAATTTCGGAAAGCGATCAATTTCCAACACTCCGAGTAAAGGCGTATGAAATTCTAAGTAAAATATACGGAAATCAAAATGATATTGAAAAGGCCTATGCCTATCAAAATGCCTTTTATTCTCTTAGAGATTCCATCAACAATATCGATAAACTAAAAAGAGACATTAGGGAAGTTGAAGCAGATGCGTCTGCATATAAGGATCGTCTTAACGCAGATTTACAATTACAAGTAGAGGAACAAGCGAAAACATTAAAAAACTCTAAGCTTACCACCATCTTAAGCTCATTTCTACTCATTATTATTTCGCTGCTAGCAATTTCACTATATAGAAATAATCAAATAAAAGTAAAAACAAATGATTTACTTTTAATGAAGAATGTGGAGCTTGAAACAGCTAAGGAAGAGGCCATTAAAGCCATGCAAACGAAAGCCAACTTTCTTTCCACAGTAAGTCATGAATTAAGGACCCCCCTTTATGCTGTAACAGGATTAACCCACCTTTTATTGGAAGAAAATCCAAGTGAAAGTCAAAAAGAACATCTTAAATCTTTGAAATTTTCTGGAGATTATCTTTTGGCTTTTATCAATGATATTCTTCAAATTAACAAAATAGAGGCTAAAAAACTAAATATTCAAAACATCGATTTTGATATAAATAAAATCATCAAAGATGTTATCTCTTCTTTAACTCAAACAGCTAAAGAAAATAAAAATACCGTCAATTGTGAGATAGACAGCAATATCCCTAAACAACTCAAAGGCGACCCATTAAAACTATCACAAATCTTCATAAACCTTGTAAGCAATGGGCTTAAATTCACTGAAAATGGAGAAGTCAAATTAAAAGCCTCCTTAGTAAGTCGAACCGAAAACAGAGCTGACATACTGTTTGAAATCATCGATACAGGTATAGGTATATCAGATGATATGATTGATAATATTTTTGAAAGTTTTGCTCAAGGATCTATTCAAATTAACCGTAAATACGGAGGAACAGGCCTTGGTCTGACTATTGTTAAGAACCTTTTAGAACTTATGGACAGTAAGATTAACGTAAAAAGTGAATTAGGAAAAGGTTCGACTTTTTACTTTACCATTCCATTTGAAATTTCAGAACAACAAGTGAGTCCTGCTACTTCCGAAAATGATAAGAAAAACAGCAAGGAGTATGATGATATCATTTTTAAAGGCTTGCATTTCCTTGTAGTGGAAGACAACAAAATAAATCAGGTAATAACCAAAAAGATGCTTTTGGCTAAGGACATCAGCTGTGATATTGCAGAAGATGGTTATATGGCTATAGAGAAGGCAAAAAAAGAACAGTATGCCGTAATTCTAATGGACATTCACATGCCTGGCATTAGCGGATTAAAAACTACTCAGGAAATCAGAAAATTCAACACCGAGGTCCCAATTATCGCCTTAACAGCCATTTCACTAGATGAAAACACAGATGACTTCTATGCAGTGGGATGTAATGATGTAATTACCAAACCGTTTAGACCTGATGTGTTTTACTCTAAAATAGCCAAAGTACTAACGGAGAATAACAGTGTTACCCAAGACAGTATTGAGAGCTAG
- the gap gene encoding type I glyceraldehyde-3-phosphate dehydrogenase, whose protein sequence is MKSITIAINGFGRIGRTLFRLLRQHPIIKVVAINDIADAATLSHLLKYDSIHGPWPGSVTYSGNNLIVDQVSIPLYNQKHPKDIDWSGLKPDFVIEASGKFKNTESLQHHITNGAKRVILSVPPEDDSIKMVVLGVNQHLLTGEETIISNASCTTNNAAPMIKVINELCGIEQAYITTIHSYTTDQSLHDQPHRDLRRARAAALSIVPTTTGAAKALTKIFPDLENVIGGCGIRVPVPDGSLTDITFNVKKEVSINQVNEAFDKASKGNLKGILTYTEDPIVSVDVINQQASCVFDAQMTSVIGKMVKIIGWYDNESGYSSRIIDLISYISQK, encoded by the coding sequence ATGAAATCAATCACCATTGCCATCAACGGATTTGGAAGAATTGGAAGAACGCTCTTTCGATTATTACGTCAACATCCCATTATAAAGGTAGTTGCTATTAACGACATTGCGGACGCTGCCACTTTATCACATTTGCTAAAATACGATAGCATTCATGGACCCTGGCCAGGAAGCGTTACCTATTCAGGAAACAACTTGATAGTTGACCAGGTCTCAATCCCACTGTATAATCAAAAACATCCTAAAGATATTGATTGGTCAGGATTGAAACCTGATTTTGTGATTGAAGCTTCAGGAAAATTTAAAAACACTGAATCACTACAGCATCATATTACAAATGGAGCAAAACGAGTTATCCTTAGTGTTCCACCTGAAGACGATTCAATAAAAATGGTTGTTTTAGGAGTAAACCAACACCTACTTACTGGTGAGGAAACTATAATTTCCAATGCTTCGTGTACGACCAATAATGCTGCACCCATGATAAAGGTAATTAATGAATTATGTGGAATCGAGCAAGCCTATATAACTACGATTCACTCTTATACAACTGATCAAAGTTTACATGATCAACCTCATCGTGATTTGCGTAGAGCACGTGCAGCAGCATTATCTATTGTTCCCACAACTACAGGAGCAGCAAAGGCACTTACTAAGATATTTCCTGACCTAGAAAATGTAATAGGGGGCTGCGGAATTAGGGTTCCCGTTCCTGACGGATCACTTACAGATATTACCTTTAATGTAAAAAAAGAAGTTAGTATTAACCAAGTAAATGAGGCTTTTGATAAGGCATCCAAAGGAAACTTAAAAGGAATCCTTACCTACACTGAAGATCCAATTGTTTCTGTGGATGTTATTAATCAACAGGCGTCCTGTGTTTTTGACGCTCAAATGACTTCGGTAATTGGCAAGATGGTTAAGATCATTGGGTGGTATGATAATGAATCTGGCTATAGCAGTAGAATTATCGATTTAATCTCATACATTTCGCAGAAATAA
- the lipA gene encoding lipoyl synthase, which yields MSIESVAPPAGKPKWLRVKLPTGKKYTELRGLVDKYKLNTICTSGSCPNMGECWGEGTATFMILGNICTRSCGFCGVKTGRPETVDWEEPEKVARSIKLMNIKHAVITSVDRDDLKDMGSIIWAETVKAIRRMNPETTLETLIPDFQGIERHLDRMIEVAPEVISHNMETVRRLTREVRIQAKYDRSLEVLSYLKQQGAHRTKSGIMLGLGETEQEVIETLHDLQKAKVDIVTIGQYLQPSKKHLPVKQFITPDQFDKYKQIGLELGFRHVESGALVRSSYKAHKHIE from the coding sequence ATGAGTATTGAAAGTGTAGCTCCTCCGGCTGGAAAACCAAAATGGTTACGTGTAAAACTGCCAACCGGAAAAAAATATACCGAATTACGCGGATTAGTAGACAAATACAAACTAAATACCATATGCACCTCAGGGAGCTGTCCTAATATGGGCGAATGCTGGGGAGAAGGAACGGCCACATTTATGATTTTGGGTAATATCTGTACCCGTTCATGTGGTTTTTGTGGTGTAAAAACAGGAAGACCAGAAACGGTCGACTGGGAAGAACCAGAAAAAGTTGCCCGTTCAATTAAGCTCATGAATATAAAACATGCTGTTATCACCTCTGTTGACCGCGATGATTTAAAAGACATGGGATCCATCATTTGGGCCGAAACCGTTAAGGCCATTCGACGTATGAACCCAGAAACTACCTTAGAAACACTCATACCTGATTTCCAAGGAATTGAACGCCATTTAGATCGAATGATAGAGGTTGCTCCAGAAGTAATTTCACATAATATGGAGACCGTGCGTCGTCTTACTAGAGAAGTACGTATTCAAGCAAAATATGATAGAAGCCTTGAAGTTCTTAGCTACCTAAAACAGCAGGGAGCTCATCGTACCAAATCTGGTATCATGCTAGGCCTAGGAGAAACGGAACAGGAGGTTATTGAAACACTACATGACTTACAAAAAGCTAAAGTTGATATAGTAACTATTGGGCAATATCTTCAACCATCTAAAAAACATTTACCTGTAAAACAATTTATCACACCAGATCAGTTTGATAAATATAAGCAGATTGGACTTGAATTAGGTTTCCGTCATGTTGAAAGCGGCGCCTTGGTAAGATCTTCATACAAAGCTCATAAACACATTGAATAA
- a CDS encoding NRAMP family divalent metal transporter, with protein sequence MTLLKKLGPGLLFAGAAIGVSHLVQSTRAGADFGFGLIWALLLVHVCKYPFFQFGPRYAIATGESLLDGYLKLGKPILITYFVLNLATMFTIQTAVTIVTAGLAANLFGITSNPAIWSILITVICLLILLIGRFKLLDILMKIIIITLTISTIAAVILAYTKNANTIPLTQIFPKETTDIAFLIAFMGWMPAPLDVTIWQSLWTLEKRKNTKNYNASNVITDFNIGYASTIVIGCLFIALGALVMFNSQENFSGNATIFSAQLIQMYTQSLGQYTHFIIAIAAFTTMFSTTITTLDASPRAMSYSSKLLMGKQIKYSYALWMSILITGTLVILLFFISEMKTLIEIATILSFVTAPFYAIINYKLITSSHTPAFYRPRKAMRILSWSGILFLIGFSVWYITSITM encoded by the coding sequence ATGACTTTATTGAAAAAACTTGGCCCGGGCTTACTGTTCGCTGGAGCCGCCATTGGTGTATCACATCTTGTCCAGTCAACTCGCGCAGGAGCAGATTTCGGATTTGGCCTAATATGGGCATTACTACTAGTGCATGTATGTAAATATCCATTTTTTCAATTTGGCCCACGTTATGCAATAGCCACAGGAGAAAGTTTACTTGACGGATATCTAAAACTTGGAAAACCCATTCTAATCACTTATTTCGTGCTTAATCTGGCAACTATGTTTACCATACAAACGGCAGTCACCATTGTGACAGCTGGACTAGCAGCTAATCTTTTTGGGATTACATCAAATCCTGCTATATGGAGTATCCTGATTACAGTGATTTGTTTACTGATTTTGCTTATAGGCCGATTCAAGCTATTAGATATACTGATGAAAATTATTATTATCACTCTAACCATTAGTACAATTGCCGCCGTTATTCTTGCGTATACCAAAAACGCAAACACCATCCCTTTAACCCAAATATTCCCCAAAGAAACAACCGATATAGCCTTTCTTATTGCATTTATGGGCTGGATGCCTGCACCACTCGATGTTACCATTTGGCAATCTCTATGGACACTTGAGAAACGAAAAAACACCAAAAATTATAACGCTTCTAATGTCATTACAGATTTTAATATTGGTTACGCGAGCACCATTGTCATAGGTTGTTTATTTATAGCTTTAGGAGCTCTTGTTATGTTTAATTCTCAAGAAAACTTTAGCGGAAACGCTACCATATTTTCGGCACAGTTGATTCAAATGTACACCCAAAGTCTCGGCCAATATACCCATTTCATTATTGCCATTGCCGCCTTTACGACCATGTTTAGTACCACCATTACAACACTGGATGCATCGCCTAGAGCTATGTCATATAGCAGTAAACTTTTAATGGGAAAACAGATTAAATATAGCTATGCTCTATGGATGAGCATTTTGATTACAGGCACATTAGTTATTCTGTTATTTTTTATCTCTGAAATGAAAACCCTAATTGAAATTGCCACCATATTATCATTTGTAACGGCGCCATTTTATGCCATAATAAACTACAAACTTATCACCTCATCACATACACCTGCGTTTTACAGACCAAGAAAAGCAATGCGTATTCTAAGCTGGTCAGGTATTCTTTTTTTAATCGGATTCAGTGTATGGTACATTACAAGTATTACTATGTAA
- a CDS encoding RNA polymerase sigma factor, producing MEITPSLIEQNIQKAKNGDQKAFSFLLDSFWNDVYSFQLQRTKNENDAEDVTIQTFSKAFDRIHTFDENFQFKTWLITISKNVHIDLVRKRKNSITNQASQMEDETMYNLADDAPSAEDLLITEQNLATLLQCIKKLKPHYQEVIHLRYFQEMTYEEISDHIKEPMNNVKVKLLRAKKLLAEIIKKK from the coding sequence TTGGAAATAACACCGTCCTTAATCGAGCAAAACATCCAAAAAGCCAAAAATGGCGATCAAAAGGCCTTTAGCTTTTTGTTAGATTCCTTTTGGAATGACGTGTATAGTTTTCAACTACAACGTACCAAAAATGAAAATGATGCCGAAGACGTCACCATACAGACCTTTTCCAAGGCTTTCGATCGTATACATACTTTTGATGAAAATTTCCAATTTAAAACCTGGCTCATAACGATCTCAAAGAACGTACATATCGACCTGGTTCGTAAACGCAAAAACAGCATTACCAATCAAGCTTCCCAAATGGAAGACGAAACAATGTACAACCTAGCAGATGATGCCCCTTCAGCCGAAGACCTACTTATCACTGAACAAAACTTAGCTACTCTCTTACAGTGTATTAAAAAATTAAAACCTCACTACCAAGAGGTCATTCATTTGCGTTACTTCCAAGAAATGACTTACGAAGAAATTTCAGACCACATCAAAGAACCGATGAACAATGTAAAAGTGAAATTACTTCGAGCAAAAAAATTATTAGCGGAAATCATCAAAAAAAAGTAA
- a CDS encoding glycosyltransferase yields the protein MPTILLLALCIVLFIQLVYYWGIFSRFSFAKPIVNGEYTLPVSVLICAKNEAENLEKNLPYILEQEYQNFQIVLINDASIDNTLKVMESFAHRDSRIKIVDVRNNEAFWGKKKYALTLGIKSAKNDLLIFTDADCRPAGKHWLKQMVGSFSNTQTIVLGFGGYQTIKHSLLNQLIRFETVLTAIQYFSYAISGMPYMGVGRNMAYHRDEFFRVRGFMSHMHIRSGEDDLFINEAANKDNIAINFNKESFTYSTPKTTWKSWILQKQKQVSTANYYKPKHKLILALFYFSQLAFWFLSILLFILQYNWIVITALIGIKLFTLYIVLGYGAKKLGESKLIWLLPFYEIILVCFQLLIFIRNRFSKQVNWK from the coding sequence ATGCCTACAATTTTACTCCTTGCCCTATGTATAGTTCTGTTCATTCAACTCGTATATTATTGGGGAATTTTTAGCCGGTTTTCATTTGCTAAACCAATAGTTAATGGTGAATATACCTTACCGGTATCAGTATTGATTTGTGCTAAAAACGAGGCTGAAAACCTCGAGAAAAACCTACCATATATACTAGAACAAGAATATCAGAATTTTCAAATCGTACTGATAAACGACGCCTCCATCGATAATACCCTTAAAGTCATGGAGTCCTTTGCTCATCGGGACAGTCGTATTAAAATAGTGGATGTACGCAACAATGAGGCTTTTTGGGGTAAAAAAAAATACGCCCTTACTTTAGGTATTAAATCCGCCAAAAACGATCTGTTAATTTTTACAGACGCAGACTGTCGTCCCGCTGGAAAACACTGGTTAAAACAAATGGTTGGTTCATTTTCTAATACCCAAACGATAGTTTTAGGTTTTGGTGGATACCAGACTATTAAACATTCACTACTAAATCAGTTGATTCGCTTTGAAACAGTTCTCACAGCCATACAATACTTTTCCTATGCCATCAGCGGAATGCCATATATGGGGGTAGGTAGAAATATGGCCTACCATAGGGATGAGTTTTTTAGAGTTCGAGGGTTTATGAGTCATATGCATATTCGCAGTGGTGAGGATGATTTATTTATAAACGAAGCCGCTAACAAGGATAATATTGCCATTAACTTTAACAAAGAAAGCTTCACCTACTCAACACCTAAGACCACATGGAAAAGTTGGATACTTCAAAAGCAAAAGCAGGTATCTACGGCCAACTATTATAAGCCAAAACATAAGCTAATTCTTGCTCTTTTCTACTTTTCACAATTGGCATTCTGGTTCCTTTCCATTCTGCTATTCATACTACAATATAATTGGATAGTAATTACAGCCTTAATAGGTATAAAACTGTTTACATTGTATATTGTTCTCGGCTATGGCGCAAAAAAACTTGGCGAAAGCAAACTGATATGGCTACTCCCTTTTTACGAAATCATTCTTGTTTGTTTTCAATTGCTTATCTTTATAAGAAATAGATTCTCAAAACAGGTCAATTGGAAATAA